The following proteins are co-located in the Chryseobacterium daecheongense genome:
- a CDS encoding four helix bundle protein, translating into MDNPDYNQIFALKTKQLAISIINELSNLPYQEAFAVIRKQIYRSSTSMAANYRAMCRARSQAERYSKISIVIEETDETLFWLEMLEELNYVKSETLIDLKIRAEEILKATSSYRKMLKT; encoded by the coding sequence ATGGATAATCCGGATTACAATCAAATTTTCGCATTGAAAACAAAACAATTAGCCATTAGTATTATCAATGAATTATCAAATCTACCTTATCAGGAAGCTTTTGCTGTGATCAGAAAGCAAATATATCGCTCTTCTACTTCAATGGCGGCTAATTATAGAGCAATGTGCAGGGCCAGATCACAAGCCGAAAGATATTCAAAAATATCAATCGTGATCGAAGAAACAGATGAAACTCTCTTCTGGCTTGAAATGCTTGAAGAGCTAAACTATGTCAAAAGTGAGACTTTAATAGATTTAAAAATTAGAGCTGAAGAAATTTTAAAAGCAACTTCTTCATATAGAAAGATGTTAAAGACATAG
- a CDS encoding S9 family peptidase, whose translation MKAPQPKKIEKILEIHGDKRTDNYFWLNERENPEVIEYIEQENAYADFMMKETEDFQEELYEEMKSRYKKDDESLPYFFNEYWYMVRYEEGKEYPIFCRKYKTLDNPEEIVLDVNILAEGESFFEVGSVAVSPSNKIASFSSDNVGRRIYSINFKNLETGEILSDKIENTTGKAVWGNDNQHVFYIRKDESLRAFQVYRHQLGTESSEDVLIFHEKDDTFDVNVFKTKSLQYIFIASSSTISDEHRFIPSDDVFAEWKIIQPRIDDLEYSVEHYEDEFYIITNADDAFNFKLVKTKIDNCGMENWVDVIPHRAEVLLEGFEIFKDYLVLEEREQGLLQIKIIDEKTQEAYYLPFSDPTYTAYIGINLEFDTEILRYGYTSLTQPSSTYEYNMKTKTTVLLKQQEVLGGKFFPENYISERIWADSRDGKTKIPISLVYHKDTEKSENTPLLLYGYGSYGHTVDASFSNVRLSILDRGFIYAIAHVRGGEYLGREWYEDGKMLFKKNTFFDFIDAAKYLIKENYTSSRHLYAMGGSAGGLLVGAVVNYEPNLFNGIVAQVPFVDVVTTMLDETIPLTTGEYDEWGNPNDEEYYHYMKEYSPYDNVEAKDYPNMLITTGLHDSQVQYWEPAKWTAKLRELKTDQNLLLFKTDMSAGHGGASGRFESLKEDALEYAFLLMIDKR comes from the coding sequence ATGAAAGCTCCCCAGCCAAAAAAAATAGAAAAAATACTCGAAATACACGGAGACAAAAGAACTGATAATTATTTCTGGCTCAATGAAAGAGAAAATCCCGAAGTCATAGAATACATCGAACAGGAAAATGCTTACGCAGATTTCATGATGAAGGAAACGGAAGATTTTCAGGAAGAGCTTTATGAGGAGATGAAGTCCCGCTATAAAAAAGATGATGAATCACTTCCTTATTTTTTTAATGAATACTGGTACATGGTTCGTTATGAGGAGGGAAAGGAATATCCTATTTTTTGCAGAAAATATAAAACCCTTGATAACCCTGAGGAAATTGTACTCGATGTAAATATCCTTGCTGAAGGAGAAAGCTTTTTCGAAGTTGGAAGTGTTGCAGTAAGCCCGAGTAATAAGATCGCTTCTTTTTCATCTGACAATGTCGGAAGAAGAATATATTCCATCAATTTCAAAAATCTGGAAACAGGAGAAATCCTTTCGGATAAAATAGAAAATACAACAGGAAAGGCAGTCTGGGGAAATGACAACCAACATGTTTTCTACATCAGAAAAGATGAGAGTTTACGTGCGTTCCAGGTATACAGACATCAACTGGGAACTGAGTCATCGGAAGATGTTTTGATCTTCCATGAAAAGGATGATACCTTTGATGTAAATGTCTTTAAAACAAAATCTTTGCAATATATATTCATTGCAAGTTCAAGCACTATCTCTGATGAACACCGGTTCATTCCATCTGATGATGTCTTCGCTGAATGGAAAATTATACAGCCCAGAATAGATGATCTGGAGTACTCCGTTGAGCATTATGAAGACGAATTCTATATCATCACCAATGCTGATGATGCGTTCAATTTTAAGCTTGTAAAAACTAAAATTGACAACTGCGGGATGGAAAACTGGGTAGATGTAATTCCCCACCGTGCTGAAGTCCTGCTTGAAGGGTTCGAAATATTTAAAGACTACCTTGTCCTTGAAGAAAGGGAGCAAGGTTTGTTACAGATAAAAATCATAGACGAAAAAACTCAGGAAGCCTATTATCTTCCTTTCTCAGATCCTACTTACACAGCCTATATTGGAATCAATCTGGAGTTCGATACGGAAATTTTACGATACGGTTATACATCTTTAACCCAACCAAGTTCCACTTACGAATACAACATGAAAACCAAAACCACTGTACTTCTTAAGCAGCAGGAGGTTTTAGGAGGGAAATTTTTCCCTGAAAATTATATCTCGGAGAGAATATGGGCGGATTCAAGAGATGGAAAAACAAAAATTCCTATTTCACTGGTTTACCATAAAGACACAGAAAAATCAGAAAATACTCCCCTACTGCTTTATGGATACGGAAGCTATGGGCATACCGTAGATGCCAGCTTTTCAAATGTCAGGTTATCTATTTTGGACAGAGGCTTTATCTATGCAATTGCCCATGTCCGCGGTGGTGAATACCTGGGAAGAGAATGGTATGAAGATGGTAAAATGTTATTTAAAAAGAATACCTTCTTTGATTTTATAGATGCCGCAAAATACCTGATCAAAGAAAACTACACTTCATCCAGGCATCTTTATGCAATGGGAGGAAGTGCCGGAGGATTATTGGTAGGGGCTGTAGTTAACTATGAACCTAACCTGTTTAACGGTATTGTTGCGCAAGTCCCTTTTGTAGATGTGGTAACCACAATGCTGGATGAAACCATCCCATTGACCACGGGAGAATATGACGAATGGGGAAATCCTAATGATGAAGAATATTATCATTATATGAAGGAATATTCCCCGTATGATAACGTAGAAGCGAAAGATTACCCGAATATGCTCATCACCACAGGACTGCATGATTCCCAAGTACAGTATTGGGAACCTGCAAAATGGACTGCCAAGCTGAGAGAACTGAAAACAGACCAGAATCTTTTACTTTTCAAAACCGACATGAGTGCAGGACATGGAGGAGCAAGTGGAAGATTTGAATCATTAAAAGAAGATGCATTAGAATATGCGTTCCTGTTGATGATTGATAAAAGATAA
- a CDS encoding uroporphyrinogen-III synthase, with amino-acid sequence MRIKSILVSQPAPSESSPYLDIAKKEKIKIDFRPFIHVEGVDNKELRTQKIDLTQYTGIIFTSKNAIDHYFRLAEELRFAVPDTMRYICQSEAIANYLQKHIVYRKRKISFGEKNFSDLLPLFKKFPTEKYLLPSSDVLSPDIVKTLDAANIDWTRAIMYRTVCSDLSDINIKDYDMLIFFSPQGIKSLQMNFEDFKQDETKIAVFGNTTLNAAEEAGLRVDVMAPTKETPSMTMALEKYIKSLHK; translated from the coding sequence ATGAGAATAAAGTCTATATTGGTTTCTCAACCAGCGCCTAGTGAGTCTTCTCCATATTTGGATATAGCGAAGAAGGAAAAAATAAAGATCGATTTCCGTCCGTTCATCCATGTAGAGGGGGTTGACAATAAAGAACTTAGGACACAAAAAATAGATCTTACGCAATATACTGGCATCATCTTTACCAGTAAAAATGCTATAGACCATTACTTCAGATTAGCAGAGGAACTGCGTTTTGCAGTCCCGGATACCATGAGATATATCTGCCAGTCCGAAGCAATTGCGAACTACCTTCAAAAGCACATTGTCTACAGAAAGAGAAAAATCAGCTTTGGGGAGAAAAACTTCTCAGACTTGCTGCCTCTTTTCAAAAAGTTTCCTACAGAAAAATATTTATTGCCTTCTTCAGATGTTTTAAGTCCTGATATCGTTAAAACATTAGATGCGGCAAATATTGACTGGACAAGAGCTATCATGTACAGAACGGTATGCAGTGATCTGAGTGATATCAACATTAAAGATTATGATATGCTGATATTCTTCAGTCCGCAAGGAATTAAGTCGCTTCAAATGAACTTTGAGGATTTTAAACAAGATGAAACCAAAATTGCCGTTTTTGGAAATACGACTTTAAATGCAGCCGAAGAAGCAGGATTGAGAGTAGATGTAATGGCTCCTACCAAGGAAACACCATCTATGACAATGGCACTTGAAAAATATATTAAAAGCCTTCATAAATAG
- a CDS encoding DUF4271 domain-containing protein translates to MNIVERGANLKDFLLQKYFDASNNLASWIITSCVATLTLAVLLSQYIPIVPKYIADLQILGYQMNKFGYCLFAISIFYLIKSTLGFLFYQSIGDTKKWLIFYFTSTKFYFILSFLLIILCITHYYFPVDRNKIFSYYLIFFSFVFIFKVFFYLFHKNKVLPEKWYYKFLYICTLQIAPLLLLWKLLFF, encoded by the coding sequence ATGAATATTGTAGAAAGAGGAGCCAATCTAAAAGATTTCCTTCTTCAAAAATATTTTGATGCCAGTAATAATTTAGCAAGCTGGATAATAACTTCCTGTGTGGCCACCCTCACCCTGGCTGTACTTCTATCTCAATATATTCCAATTGTTCCTAAATATATTGCCGACCTACAGATTTTAGGATATCAGATGAACAAATTTGGATATTGTCTATTTGCAATCAGTATTTTTTATTTAATAAAATCAACTTTAGGTTTTTTATTTTACCAAAGTATAGGTGACACAAAAAAATGGCTTATTTTTTATTTTACCTCCACTAAATTTTATTTCATTTTGTCTTTTTTACTAATAATTCTGTGTATAACCCACTATTATTTCCCAGTCGACAGAAATAAAATATTTTCTTACTATTTGATATTCTTTTCTTTTGTGTTTATTTTTAAAGTTTTTTTCTATTTATTTCACAAGAACAAGGTCTTACCTGAAAAATGGTATTATAAATTTTTGTATATTTGCACCCTCCAAATCGCACCATTATTGTTGCTTTGGAAATTGTTATTTTTTTAA
- a CDS encoding polyprenol monophosphomannose synthase: MKKLVIIPTYNEKENIENIISAVFALEDDFHILVVDDSSPDGTATIVKELQRKFPHSLHLSVRHVKDGLGKAYIHGFKWALQNNYDYIFEMDADFSHNPDDLPRLYEACLQADMAIGSRYSKGVNVVNWPMGRVLLSYFASKYVRFILGLPIHDTTAGFVCFSRKVLENIDLDNVRLKGYGFQIEMKFRAFKKGFKIVEVPIIFTNRILGESKMNGGIIHEAVFGVLNLKWKSLINRL, translated from the coding sequence ATGAAAAAACTTGTCATTATTCCAACTTATAACGAAAAGGAAAATATTGAAAATATTATTTCCGCGGTTTTTGCATTGGAAGATGACTTTCATATTCTTGTGGTGGACGACTCTTCACCGGATGGAACAGCCACCATTGTAAAGGAGCTTCAAAGAAAGTTTCCTCATTCTTTACATTTATCCGTAAGACATGTTAAAGACGGTTTGGGAAAAGCTTACATCCATGGATTTAAATGGGCCCTTCAAAATAATTATGATTATATTTTTGAAATGGATGCCGATTTCTCCCATAATCCGGATGATCTTCCAAGATTGTATGAGGCTTGCTTACAGGCTGATATGGCTATTGGTTCCCGTTATTCCAAAGGAGTAAATGTGGTTAACTGGCCTATGGGCAGGGTTTTGCTATCTTATTTTGCCTCAAAGTATGTGAGGTTCATCCTGGGATTGCCAATTCATGATACAACGGCAGGCTTTGTGTGTTTTTCAAGAAAGGTTCTGGAAAATATAGATCTGGATAATGTAAGATTAAAAGGATATGGTTTTCAGATTGAAATGAAATTCAGGGCATTTAAGAAAGGCTTCAAAATTGTAGAAGTTCCTATTATTTTTACCAACCGTATTTTAGGAGAAAGTAAAATGAATGGCGGAATTATCCATGAAGCGGTTTTTGGGGTTTTAAATTTAAAATGGAAATCATTAATTAACAGATTATGA
- a CDS encoding DUF4296 domain-containing protein, translated as MKKLIFLFVLMLVFSCKKYIDKPKNLVSEGTMSEILADLAINDQATFMFQNTNLESGTRFVLKTHNVKPDDFVASFKYYVVEQKMSGIADDAQKILLKKDPKADQYVKDRIKKNLSPPVLSN; from the coding sequence ATGAAAAAATTAATTTTTCTTTTTGTTTTGATGCTTGTATTTTCCTGTAAGAAGTACATTGATAAGCCTAAGAATCTTGTTTCTGAGGGTACAATGTCAGAGATTCTTGCTGATTTGGCAATCAATGATCAGGCTACTTTTATGTTTCAGAATACCAATCTGGAAAGCGGAACCCGCTTTGTTCTTAAAACTCATAATGTAAAGCCGGATGACTTTGTTGCAAGTTTTAAGTATTATGTGGTAGAGCAAAAGATGAGTGGGATTGCTGATGATGCTCAAAAAATATTATTAAAAAAAGATCCGAAAGCAGATCAATATGTCAAAGATAGAATCAAGAAGAATTTAAGTCCTCCTGTTTTATCAAACTAA
- the tgt gene encoding tRNA guanosine(34) transglycosylase Tgt gives MKFFNIEKTSEGKARAGELITDHGKVQTPIFMPVGTVASVKTVHQRELKEDIKAQIILGNTYHLYLRPGMDVMQEAGGLHKFMNWDLPILTDSGGFQVFSLSGSRKMSEEGVKFKSHIDGSYHLFTPEKSMEIQRQIGADIFMAFDECTPYPCEYNQAKLSMELTHRWLKRCIDWTEENQELYGYKQRLFPIVQGSTYSDLRKISAEVISEAGAEGNAIGGLSVGEPEEEMYRITDEVTDILPKEKPRYLMGVGTPWNILESIGLGIDMMDCVMPTRNARNAMLFTWQGVMNLKNEKWKRDFSPLDEFGTSFVDKEYSKAYVRHLFVSKEYLGKQIASIHNLAFYLDLVKVAREHILAGDFYEWKQSVIPVLRQRL, from the coding sequence ATGAAATTTTTTAATATAGAAAAAACCTCTGAAGGGAAAGCTAGGGCAGGTGAACTTATAACCGATCATGGTAAGGTTCAGACACCTATATTTATGCCCGTAGGAACTGTTGCGAGTGTAAAAACAGTTCACCAGAGAGAATTAAAAGAAGACATTAAGGCGCAGATCATATTAGGGAATACCTACCATCTTTATTTACGTCCGGGAATGGATGTTATGCAGGAGGCCGGAGGATTACATAAATTCATGAACTGGGATCTTCCTATTCTTACAGATTCCGGAGGTTTTCAGGTTTTTTCGCTTTCAGGAAGCCGAAAGATGTCTGAGGAAGGTGTGAAATTCAAGTCGCATATCGATGGAAGTTATCATCTTTTTACTCCGGAGAAATCTATGGAAATCCAAAGACAGATCGGGGCAGATATTTTTATGGCATTTGATGAATGTACTCCTTATCCATGCGAATATAATCAGGCAAAATTATCAATGGAACTTACGCACCGTTGGTTGAAAAGATGTATTGACTGGACTGAAGAAAACCAGGAGCTCTATGGTTATAAACAGAGATTGTTTCCTATTGTTCAGGGTTCTACTTATTCCGATTTGAGAAAGATATCCGCAGAGGTGATTTCAGAGGCCGGTGCTGAAGGGAACGCAATTGGTGGACTTTCTGTAGGAGAACCTGAAGAAGAAATGTACAGAATTACAGATGAGGTAACAGATATTCTTCCTAAAGAAAAGCCAAGGTATCTTATGGGGGTAGGAACTCCCTGGAATATTTTGGAATCTATTGGCTTAGGTATCGATATGATGGATTGCGTAATGCCAACCAGAAACGCCAGAAACGCCATGCTCTTTACCTGGCAAGGGGTTATGAACCTAAAAAATGAGAAGTGGAAACGTGATTTTTCGCCTTTGGATGAGTTTGGGACAAGTTTTGTAGACAAAGAGTATTCAAAAGCATATGTTCGTCATTTATTTGTTTCTAAAGAATATTTAGGCAAGCAGATTGCATCTATCCACAATCTGGCTTTTTATTTGGATTTGGTAAAAGTTGCAAGGGAGCATATTTTGGCAGGTGATTTCTATGAATGGAAACAATCTGTTATTCCTGTTCTCAGACAAAGATTATAA
- a CDS encoding LptF/LptG family permease encodes MFTIIDRYIIKKYLGTFGFMLILLSIVVLVIDVQQKIPRIENATAIDAKLNLSYFLVHFYPFWIINLVMTFLSILVFISVIYFTSRMANNTEIVAVISSGASFHRFAKPYLITSLFIASISLVVNHFVLPWANIKKNELEAYTYNAANKEKVLGTAPVTAQLSRTEYIFINSWNKRERRGSGFIFQKFDNNRKMLYELKASDVYWDQDKKQFVLNNYTEKNVNKDDSEKLKNGTELRKSYGHAPEELFPNELLGQNKTTPELLKFIQREKEKGNSNLNTHLNELYQRTSMPVSIVILTFLALSLSSQKKRGGLGINLAIGISLAFIFVFSFEALKVVSENKSMSPALAMWFPNLIFFPIALYLYLKRANQ; translated from the coding sequence ATGTTTACAATTATAGACCGGTATATCATCAAAAAATATCTTGGAACTTTTGGTTTCATGCTTATATTATTGTCTATAGTTGTTTTGGTGATCGATGTTCAGCAGAAAATTCCAAGGATAGAAAATGCAACAGCAATTGATGCAAAATTAAATCTATCTTATTTTCTCGTTCATTTTTACCCGTTCTGGATCATTAATTTGGTCATGACATTCTTGTCTATTCTGGTATTTATATCGGTAATTTATTTTACCTCCAGAATGGCAAATAATACAGAAATTGTTGCTGTGATCAGTAGTGGAGCGAGTTTTCATCGCTTTGCAAAGCCCTATTTAATTACTTCTTTGTTTATTGCGTCTATATCTTTGGTTGTCAATCATTTTGTGCTCCCATGGGCAAATATCAAAAAAAATGAGCTGGAAGCTTATACTTACAATGCAGCCAATAAAGAAAAAGTTTTGGGAACAGCACCGGTAACGGCACAGCTCAGCAGAACAGAATATATTTTTATCAACTCCTGGAACAAGAGGGAGCGAAGGGGGTCCGGTTTTATATTCCAGAAATTTGATAACAACAGAAAGATGCTTTATGAACTGAAAGCTTCTGATGTGTATTGGGATCAGGATAAAAAACAATTTGTTCTCAATAATTATACTGAGAAAAATGTTAATAAAGATGATTCTGAAAAGCTGAAAAACGGAACTGAACTAAGGAAAAGCTATGGGCATGCACCTGAAGAACTTTTCCCAAATGAGCTTTTGGGGCAGAATAAAACCACTCCGGAGCTTTTAAAGTTTATCCAAAGGGAGAAAGAAAAAGGAAACAGTAACCTGAATACCCATTTGAATGAGTTGTACCAAAGGACTTCCATGCCTGTTTCTATTGTTATCCTGACATTTCTGGCTCTTTCACTTTCCTCACAAAAGAAGAGGGGAGGTTTGGGAATTAACCTTGCAATAGGTATTTCTCTTGCATTTATATTTGTATTCTCATTTGAGGCTTTAAAAGTAGTTTCCGAAAATAAGAGCATGTCTCCGGCTCTGGCCATGTGGTTTCCCAACCTTATTTTCTTTCCGATTGCGTTATATCTTTATTTGAAAAGAGCAAATCAGTAA
- a CDS encoding biotin--[acetyl-CoA-carboxylase] ligase produces MAQLFYLKECPSTNDEISKFLLYENSDFIALHTFNQTKGRGQYGNTWSSTAEKNVAYTLAVSTHHFTLSDFMFNYYTAIIIRDFLANMTECDVKIKWPNDIILKSKKIVGILIEKKKINQKNYFIIGAGFNVLQENFDEISNASSLSVLTGKRFRLEEFTVSLHDFLIEKLSNIPTDGEILKRFNDLLFRKDEISVFEIDKKRQNGIIKFCDEKGEIWIELEEGLRSFYHKEIKLLY; encoded by the coding sequence ATGGCCCAACTGTTCTATCTAAAAGAGTGCCCTTCTACTAATGACGAAATTTCAAAGTTTTTACTTTACGAAAATTCAGATTTTATTGCTTTACATACATTTAATCAAACCAAAGGTCGCGGGCAATATGGAAATACATGGTCTTCCACTGCTGAAAAGAATGTAGCTTACACATTAGCTGTGAGCACTCATCATTTCACGCTTTCGGATTTTATGTTCAATTATTATACCGCAATTATTATCAGGGATTTCCTTGCCAATATGACTGAATGTGATGTAAAGATAAAATGGCCTAATGATATTATTCTTAAAAGTAAGAAAATAGTTGGAATATTGATTGAAAAGAAAAAAATTAATCAAAAAAATTATTTCATCATCGGCGCAGGATTCAATGTTCTACAGGAGAATTTTGATGAAATTTCGAACGCAAGCTCGCTTTCTGTTCTTACAGGTAAGAGATTCCGTCTTGAAGAATTTACTGTAAGCCTTCATGATTTCCTGATTGAAAAACTGAGCAACATTCCGACTGATGGAGAAATCCTGAAACGATTCAATGATCTTTTATTCCGTAAAGATGAGATCTCTGTTTTTGAAATCGATAAAAAGAGACAAAATGGCATTATAAAGTTTTGCGACGAAAAGGGAGAAATCTGGATTGAACTGGAAGAAGGCCTTCGTTCTTTTTACCATAAAGAAATCAAACTTCTTTACTGA
- the rsfS gene encoding ribosome silencing factor yields MNKTVEKQELIDKIVEAIQDVKGEDIMIFDLSNIENSVAETFVICSGNSNTQVSALAGSVEKKVRNELHDRPWHVEGTDNAMWVLVDYVTVVVHIFQKQVREYYDIEELWGDAKITKIENEI; encoded by the coding sequence ATGAATAAGACAGTAGAAAAGCAAGAATTAATAGATAAAATCGTTGAAGCTATCCAGGATGTAAAAGGAGAAGACATTATGATCTTTGATCTTTCCAACATCGAAAACTCAGTAGCAGAAACGTTTGTAATATGCAGTGGAAACTCTAATACACAGGTTTCTGCATTGGCGGGGAGTGTAGAGAAGAAAGTTAGAAACGAACTTCATGACAGACCTTGGCACGTAGAAGGAACGGATAATGCAATGTGGGTTTTGGTAGACTATGTAACAGTGGTCGTTCACATATTCCAAAAGCAGGTGCGTGAGTACTATGATATTGAGGAATTGTGGGGTGATGCGAAAATCACCAAAATTGAAAATGAAATTTAA
- the ftsH gene encoding ATP-dependent zinc metalloprotease FtsH — protein MNNKGFNWFFPIAIIALLLFFGSNFLGDNSAKAIDEDGFFREMQSGKVQNIIIYKDTEKADVFLTQAAKTAMVNKNTKENNPLSAFDMAPKADYTVKYGDLQLFLQKFDQIKAENAAIKTTKDYGAGKNPFMDILFSALIWIAILGLFYFLLFRKMGGGGGPGGQIFSIGKSKAKLFDEKERIQVTFKDVAGLEGAKEEVQEVVDFLKNSEKYTKLGGKIPKGVLLVGPPGTGKTLLAKAVAGEAKVPFFSLSGSDFVEMFVGVGASRVRDLFAQAKAKSPAIIFIDEIDAIGRARGKNNFSGGNDERENTLNQLLTEMDGFGTDTNVIVMAATNRADILDKALMRAGRFDRSIFVDLPELHERRQIFDVHLKKIKLDDNVDREFLAKQTPGFSGADIANVCNEAALIAARNNHTSVTKQDFLDAVDRIIGGLEKKNKAIKPSEKKRVAYHEAGHATISWLVEHASPLLKVTIVPRGRSLGAAWYLPEERQLTTTEQMLDEMCATLGGRAAEQVIFNNISTGALSDLETVTKRAQAMVTIYGLSPNIGNISYYDSSGQSEYNFGKPYSEETANKIDVEIKSIIENQYARAVQILTENKDKLDALAGKLLEKEVIFREDLEEIFGKRAWDPELTERPVTNTIPLIKDKEEESEIQAPESPTQL, from the coding sequence ATGAACAATAAAGGATTTAACTGGTTTTTTCCAATTGCGATCATAGCTCTTTTGTTATTTTTTGGATCCAACTTTTTAGGAGACAACAGCGCAAAAGCTATTGATGAAGACGGTTTCTTCAGAGAAATGCAATCGGGAAAAGTTCAGAATATTATTATATATAAAGACACTGAAAAGGCTGATGTATTTTTAACTCAGGCTGCTAAAACAGCAATGGTGAATAAAAACACCAAAGAAAACAATCCTTTGTCAGCATTCGATATGGCTCCTAAAGCTGATTACACAGTGAAATACGGAGATCTTCAGCTTTTCCTTCAAAAATTTGATCAGATAAAAGCAGAAAATGCGGCTATTAAAACAACTAAAGATTATGGAGCGGGTAAAAATCCTTTCATGGATATTTTATTCTCTGCATTGATATGGATTGCTATTTTAGGATTATTTTACTTCCTTCTTTTCAGAAAGATGGGTGGAGGTGGAGGTCCTGGAGGACAAATCTTCTCTATCGGTAAATCTAAGGCAAAACTTTTTGACGAAAAAGAAAGAATTCAGGTAACATTTAAAGATGTCGCAGGATTAGAAGGAGCAAAAGAAGAGGTACAAGAAGTTGTAGATTTTCTTAAAAACTCTGAAAAATATACAAAACTGGGAGGTAAAATTCCAAAAGGAGTTCTTTTGGTAGGGCCTCCGGGAACTGGTAAAACATTATTGGCGAAAGCAGTAGCCGGAGAAGCAAAAGTACCTTTCTTTTCGCTTTCGGGTTCAGACTTTGTTGAAATGTTTGTAGGAGTTGGGGCGTCAAGAGTAAGAGACCTTTTTGCTCAGGCGAAAGCTAAATCTCCTGCCATTATCTTTATTGATGAGATCGATGCCATTGGACGTGCGAGAGGAAAAAATAATTTCTCAGGAGGAAATGACGAAAGAGAAAATACCCTCAATCAACTTCTTACAGAAATGGACGGCTTCGGGACTGATACCAATGTTATTGTAATGGCTGCTACCAACAGGGCTGATATTTTAGATAAAGCTTTAATGAGGGCAGGGCGTTTTGACCGTTCAATCTTTGTAGACCTTCCGGAATTACACGAAAGAAGACAGATTTTTGATGTTCACTTAAAGAAAATCAAACTGGATGATAATGTGGACAGAGAGTTTTTAGCAAAACAGACTCCTGGTTTCAGTGGAGCCGATATTGCCAATGTTTGTAACGAGGCAGCACTGATTGCAGCAAGAAATAACCATACTTCGGTGACAAAACAAGATTTTCTTGATGCGGTAGACAGAATTATTGGAGGTCTTGAAAAGAAAAATAAAGCAATAAAACCTTCTGAAAAGAAAAGAGTTGCTTATCATGAAGCCGGTCACGCAACCATTTCATGGTTGGTAGAACACGCTTCTCCACTTTTAAAGGTAACGATCGTTCCAAGAGGACGTTCCCTGGGAGCAGCATGGTATCTTCCGGAAGAAAGGCAGCTTACTACTACTGAGCAGATGCTGGATGAAATGTGTGCAACTCTGGGAGGTAGAGCAGCAGAGCAAGTAATATTCAATAATATTTCTACCGGTGCATTATCTGACCTTGAAACAGTAACGAAAAGAGCTCAGGCTATGGTTACAATCTACGGATTGAGTCCGAATATCGGTAACATTTCGTACTATGATAGCTCAGGACAGTCGGAATACAATTTTGGAAAACCTTACTCTGAGGAAACTGCGAATAAGATTGACGTAGAGATCAAATCGATTATCGAAAATCAATATGCACGTGCAGTACAGATCCTTACAGAAAACAAAGATAAGCTGGATGCGCTGGCTGGTAAGCTTCTGGAAAAAGAGGTAATCTTCCGTGAGGATTTAGAAGAAATATTCGGTAAAAGAGCCTGGGATCCTGAATTGACGGAAAGACCGGTAACGAATACAATTCCTCTAATCAAGGATAAAGAAGAAGAAAGTGAAATTCAGGCTCCGGAAAGCCCGACTCAACTTTAA